A genome region from Setaria italica strain Yugu1 chromosome III, Setaria_italica_v2.0, whole genome shotgun sequence includes the following:
- the LOC101766487 gene encoding LOW QUALITY PROTEIN: AAA-ATPase At3g28580-like (The sequence of the model RefSeq protein was modified relative to this genomic sequence to represent the inferred CDS: deleted 3 bases in 2 codons), translated as MDPDRKQEIVDDLDMFRDGKDYYASVGKAWKRGYLLFGPPRTGKSTMIAAMANYLDYDIYDLELTAVKNNTELRRLFIETTGKSIIVIEDIDCSIDLTGKRNKNNKKKDKNKKMPWEEEDDKVTLSGLLNFIDGLWSARGGARIITIFTTNHKDKLDPPALIHIEMSYCCFQALKVLAKNYLGVADHELFGEVRRLLEEVNMTPADVAKNLMPLPRSKNRDVDACLAKLVKALNDAKDAALAEPLLALGE; from the exons ATGGACCCGGACAGGAAGCAGGAGATCGTCGACGACCTCGACATGTTCCGCGACGGCAAGGACTACTACGCGTCCGTGGGCAAGGCCTGGAAGCGCGGCTACCTGCTCTTCGGACCCCCGCGCACCGGCAAGTCCACCAtgatcgccgccatggccaacTACCTAGACTACGACATCTACGACCTCGAGCTCACGGCCGTCAAGAACAACACCGAGCTGCGAAGGCTCTTCATCGAGACCACCGGCAAGTCCATCATCGTCATCGAGGACATCGACTGCTCCATCGACCTCACCGGCAAGCGCAAcaagaacaacaagaagaaggacaagaacaagaagatgccgtgggaggaggaggacgacaagGTCACCCTCTCGGGGCTGCTCAACTTCATTGACGGCCTTTggtcggcgcgcggcggcgcgcgcatcATCACCATCTTCACCACCAACCACAAGGACAAGCTGGACCCG CCGGCGCTGATCCACATCGAGATGTCCTACTGCTGCTTCCAGGCCTTGAAGGTGCTCGCCAAGAACTACCTGGGCGTGGCCGACCACGAGCTCttcggcgaggtccggcggctGCTGGAGGAGGTCAACATGACTCCGGCGGACGTGGCGAAGAACTTGATGCCC TTGCCCAGGTCCAAGAACAGGGACGTGGATGCCTGCCTTGCCAAGCTTGTTAAGGCGCTCAACGACGCCAAGGACGCGGCATTGGCCGAACCACTACTggccttagggg AGTAA
- the LOC101758900 gene encoding HIPL1 protein encodes MIQIIYSVAVPIQPNPDGGEHRVDCSVCLHSALHPGASERQGRSIPSLLRRQPSRQAMEMRPSAAICALLLSLLPACLAFPLCTDAKAPVLLNTTLKFCASAPANSSSCCDAAADAALSAQFDAMKVSDAACAALLKSILCAKCSPYSADLFDAGPKIRTIPFLCNSTSSATSAQSKETTQDYCKLVWETCKDVKITNSPFQPPLQGSAPPPSSSSKLTDAWQSENDFCTSFGGAPSDQSVCFSGNTVSFNATQPSPAPKGICLERIGDGSYLNMAPHPDGSNRVFLGSQAGKIWLATVPEQGSGGSLQFEEASPFADLTDQVHFDSAFGLMGMAFHPDFATNGRFFASYNCDRTKSPSCTGRCSCNSDVGCDPTKLGTDNGAQPCQYQVVVSEYSAKGSSANVSEATSADPSEVRRIFTMGLPYTSQHGGQVLFGPDGYLYLMMGDGGGKGDPFNFAQNKKSLLGKIMRLDIDNTPRASEISNTSLWGNYSIPKDNPYADDSELQPEIWALGLRNPWRCSFDSERPSYFYCGDVGQDQYEEVDLISKGGNYGWRALEGPLVYHPAWAPGGNTSLDSINAIPPIMGYSHSDVNKNIGSASIMGGYVYRGSADPCLYGRYLYGDLYASAMWTGTETPESSGNYTSNLIPFSCSKDSPIPCDTAAGSPLPSLGYVYSFGEDNSKDIYVLASKGVYRVVRPSLCSYTCPTEKPATKNGTTPAGPSSKAPATALGNQMGVLLLSIIMFWVLMR; translated from the exons ATGATCCAAATTATATATTCAGTTGCAGTTCCAATCCAACCCAACCCCGACGGGGGAGAGCACAGAGTAGACTGTTCAGTCTGTCTGCACTCTGCACTGCACCCTGGAGCCAGCGAGAGGCAAGGCAGATCGATCCCATCTCTTCTTCGCCGGCAGCCCAGCCGGCAAGCGATGGAGATGCGGCCTAGCGCCGCCATCTGCGCGCTCCTGCTGAGCCTCCTCCCTGCCTGCCTCGCCTTCCCGCTATGCACCGACGCAA AGGCGCCGGTGCTGCTCAACACCACGCTCAAATTCtgcgcctccgcccccgccaacagcagcagctgctgcgaCGCCGCTGCTGACGCCGCGCTCAGCGCCCAGTTCGACGCCATGAAAGTCTCCgacgccgcctgcgccgccctcctCAAGTCCATCCTCTGCGCT AAATGCAGTCCATATTCTGCTGACTTGTTCGACGCCGGGCCAAAGATTCGGACGATTCCCTTCCtctgcaactccacctcctcaGCAACTTCTGCTCAGTCCAAGGAAACCACTCAGGACTACTGCAAGCTTGTCTGGGAAACTTGCAAGGATGTCAAGATAACGAACTCTCCCTTTCAACCTCCCCTGCAAGGCAGTGCACCGCCTCCAAGCTCATCGTCGAAGCTTACTGATGCCTGGCAGTCTGAAAATGACTTCTGTACCTCTTTTGGTGGTGCGCCCAGTGATCAGTCCGTATGCTTTAGTGGCAACACGGTTTCATTCAACGCCACACAGCCTTCGCCCGCTCCTAAAGGGATATGCCTGGAGAGGATTGGTGACGGATCCTACCTTAACATGGCTCCTCACCCTGATGGATCAAATAGGGTTTTCTTGGGCAGCCAAGCTGGCAAGATATGGCTGGCAACTGTACCTGAGCAGGGATCGGGGGGTTCCCTGCAATTCGAAGAAGCAAGCCCATTCGCTGATCTGACTGATCAGGTGCACTTTGATTCAGCCTTTGGACTCATGGGTATGGCGTTCCATCCGGACTTTGCAACCAATGgccgtttctttgcctcttaCAACTGTGATAGGACAAAGTCGCCCAGCTGTACGGGAAGATGCTCTTGCAATTCTGATGTGGGCTGTGATCCCACAAAGCTCGGTACCGACAATGGTGCTCAACCATGCCAGTATCAAGTGGTTGTATCAGAATATTCAGCCAAAGGGTCCTCGGCAAATGTTTCTGAG GCAACGTCTGCTGATCCATCTGAAGTTAGAAGGATTTTTACCATGGGGCTACCTTATACATCTCAACATGGAGGCCAGGTACTCTTTGGACCTGATGGATACCTCTACCTCATGATGGGGGATGGTGGAGGAAAGGGAGATCCTTTTAATTTCGCTCAGAACAAGAAGTCACTTTTGGGCAAAATTATGAGGCTTGACATCGACAATACACCGA GAGCGAGTGAAATCAGTAACACAAGTTTATGGGGGAATTATTCTATTCCAAAAGATAACCCATATGCTGATGATAGCGAGTTACAACCAGAAATTTGGGCATTGGGTCTTAGAAATCCGTGGAGATGCAGCTTTGATTCTGAGAGGCCTTCTTACTTCTACTGTGGAGATGTTGGGCAG GATCAATATGAAGAGGTAGATTTGATCTCGAAAGGTGGAAACTACGGATGGCGTGCGCTCGAGGGTCCACTTGTTTACCATCCAGCATGGGCACCTGGAGGGAACACGTCACTCGACTCCATAAACGCCATCCCTCCTATCATGGGTTACAGCCATTCTGATGTGAATAAGAACATTGGATCCGCATCAATCATGGGAGGTTATGTCTATAGAGGGTCCGCTGATCCCTGCTTGTATGGAAG GTACTTGTACGGCGACCTGTATGCTTCCGCCATGTGGACCGGCACAGAGACCCCGGAGAGCAGCGGGAACTACACCTCCAATCTGATTCCCTTCAGCTGCTCCAAGGATTCTCCAATACCCTGTGACACAGCTGCTGGGAGCCCTCTCCCGTCGCTTGGCTACGTATACTCCTTTGGTGAGGACAACAGCAAGGACATCTATGTGCTGGCGAGCAAAGGCGTCTACCGAGTCGTCAGGCCCAGCCTCTGCAGTTATACTTGCCCAACGGAGAAACCCGCGACGAAAAATGGGACGACGCCTGCTGGTCCTTCATCGAAGGCACCAGCCACAGCACTGGGCAACCAGATGGGAGTGCTCTTGCTGTCTATTATAATGTTTTGGGTTTTGATGAGATAG
- the LOC101758492 gene encoding hordoindoline-A-like has product MHLHPEGLNRNTQPPRRLLIQQYSMGNMRKTSFLLALLALASSIIGAAHAQVEEKQCQEGQTMDACRDYLKQQCTASAMPITWPWKWRMSSCRRLRLRCCEQLEQMPPSCRCRAIRSTVEELQRGGLPGSDHHQMMSKVMEMAKTLPSICNMDPSYCSSIPTRNCRSPYVV; this is encoded by the coding sequence ATGCATCTTCACCCTGAAGGCCTGAACAGAAACACACAACCCCCTCGTCGCTTGCTGATTCAGCAATACAGCATGGGCAACATGAGGAAGAcctccttcctcctcgcgctcctcgccCTCGCCAGTTCGATCATCGGCGCCGCACACGCACAGGTGGAGGAGAAGCAGTGCCAGGAAGGGCAGACCATGGACGCGTGCAGGGACTACCTGAAGCAGCAGTGCACGGCGTCGGCGATGCCCATCACCTGGCCCTGGAAATGGCGGATGAGCAGCtgccggcggctgcggctgcgctgCTGCGAGCAGCTGGAGCAGATGCCACCCAGCTGCAGGTGCAGGGCGATCCGCAGCACGGTCGAGGAGCTGCAGCGCGGCGGTCTGCCGGGCTCCGATCATCATCAGATGATGAGCAAGGTGATGGAGATGGCAAAGACCCTGCCCTCCATCTGCAACATGGACCCAAGCTACTGCAGCAGCATCCCCACCAGGAACTGCAGATCACCCTATGTGGTGTGA
- the LOC101759299 gene encoding beta-glucuronosyltransferase GlcAT14B, with protein MKPLLSQSLHAAVDRRWLLPLAVGSALSLLLLVALTTFPLPFPSSSSSTPSSALFVEHKLSPTPPSPAGASLPRIAFLISGSAKDASALRRVLLALYHPRNRYILHLDAEAPDSDRRDLAAALAAHPVIAAADNVRVVDRANLITYRGPTMVANTLHAAAAFLWGHAGDGGSDWDWFINLSASDYPLVTQDDLIHVFSKLPRDLNFIDHTSDIGWKEFQRAKPVIIDPGLYMKKKADVFWIPQRRSVPTAFKLFTGSAWMALSRPFVEYCIWGWDNLPRTVLMYYSNFISSPEGYFHTVVCNAEEFKNTTVNHDLHYISWDNPPKQHPHYLTVEDLDRMVASDAPFARKFHADDPVLDRIDGEILSRSVDMPTPGGWCAGTRENGSDPCSVIGDTSLLRPGRGAVRLQRLMTSLLSEEKFHPRQCK; from the exons ATGAAGCCCCTCCTCTCCCAGTccctccacgccgccgtcgaccgccGCTGGCTGCTCCCCCTCGCCGTCGGCTCCGCCCtctcgctcctcctcctcgtcgccctcaccaccttccccctcccgttcccctcctcttcctcctccacgccATCCTCCGCCCTCTTCGTCGAGCACAAGCTCTCCCCCACCCCGCCGTCCCCCGCCGGCGCCTCGCTGCCCCGCATCGCCTTCCTCATCTCCGGCTCCGCCAAAGACGCCTCCGCGctccgccgcgtcctcctcgcGCTCTACCACCCCAGGAACCGCTACATCCTGCACCTCGATGCCGAGGCCCCCGACTCCGACCGGagggacctcgccgccgccctcgccgcccaccccgTCATCGCCGCAGCGGACAACGTCCGCGTCGTCGACCGCGCCAACCTCATCACCTACCGCGGGCCCACCATGGTCGCCAACacgctccacgccgccgccgccttcctctggggccacgccggcgacggcggctcaGACTGGGACTGGTTCATCAACCTCTCCGCCTCCGATTACCCGCTCGTCACGCAGGATG ATCTGATACATGTCTTCTCCAAGCTGCCGCGTGATCTCAACTTCATTGACCACACTAGCGACATCGGATGGAAGGA GTTTCAGAGGGCCAAGCCCGTGATCATTGACCCTGGTCTCTacatgaagaagaaggccgATGTGTTCTGGATACCACAGAGGCGGAGCGTGCCCACAGCCTTCAAGCTCTTCACTG GTTCCGCTTGGATGGCACTGTCTAGGCCCTTTGTGGAATACTGCATATGGGGCTGGGACAACCTACCTCGCACAGTGCTCATGTACTACTCCAATTTCATCTCCTCGCCAGAAGGCTATTTCCACACCGTGGTCTGCAACGCTGAGGAATTCAAGAACACGACCGTGAACCACGACCTGCACTACATCTCGTGGGACAACCCTCCGAAGCAGCATCCGCACTACCTGACGGTGGAAGACTTGGACAGGATGGTCGCTAGCGATGCGCCGTTCGCTCGGAAGTTCCACGCAGACGACCCTGTGCTAGACAGGATAGACGGGGAGATCCTGTCCCGCAGCGTGGACATGCCGACCCCTGGAGGCTGGTGCGCAGGAACGCGAGAGAATGGGAGCGACCCTTGCTCGGTGATAGGTGACACCAGCCTCCTTCGGCCTGGGCGTGGAGCGGTGCGCCTGCAGCGGCTGATGACGTCGCTGCTGTCAGAGGAGAAGTTCCACCCAAGGCAGTGCAAGTAG
- the LOC101759708 gene encoding vesicle-associated membrane protein 721, which yields MAQAAEGGLIYGMVARGTVVVAEHTSYTGNFRDIAAQCLHRLPAGNNRFTYTCDNHTFNFLVTDGYAYCVVATESAGRQIPMAFLEMIKEDFNKRYAGGKAATATANSLSRDFGPRLRDQMQYCTDHPEEVSRLSKVKAQVDQVKGIMMENIDKVIDRGEQIDGLVTRTEQLHDQAADFRQQGARVRRKMWYQNMKMKLIVLGIVVALILIIILSVCHGICK from the exons ATggcgcaggcggcggagggaggtCTGATCTACGGCATGGTGGCGCGGGgcacggtggtggtggcggagcacACGTCCTACACGGGCAACTTCCGGGACATCGCCGCCCAGTGCCTGCACCGCCTGCCGGCGGGGAACAACCGCTTCACCTACACCTGCGACAACCACACCTTCAACTTCCTCGTCACCGACGGATACG CATACTGCGTTGTTGCGACCGAATCAGCTGGACGGCAGATTCCTATGGCCTTCCTGGAGATGATCAAGGAAGATTTCAACAAGAGATACGCAGGGGGCAAAGCAGCCACAGCTACAGCTAACAGCCTCAGCCGAGATTTCGG GCCGAGGCTTCGAGATCAGATGCAGTACTGTACGGATCACCCAGAGGAGGTGAGCAGGCTGTCCAAAGTGAAAGCTCAGGTGGATCAAGTGAAAGGCATCATGATGGAAAACATTGACAAGGTCATCGATCGCGGAGAGCAGATCGATGGGCTCGTCACAAGGACGGAGCAGCTGCACGACCAG GCTGCTGATTTCAGGCAGCAAGGTGCGCGGGTGCGTCGCAAGATGTGGTACCAGAACAtgaagatgaagctcatcgtccTCGGCATCGTCGTCGCGCTCATCCTCATCATAATCCTCTCAGTTTGCCATGGCATTTGCAAGTGA
- the LOC101760117 gene encoding cation/H(+) antiporter 28 — translation MTSSILSANYNTILFEFGAILVTSKLLHALLRNVYQPRVFSDLLLGIVLAQFRVLSLTNAISLVFGKIGGFVFAPYLFALGVEMDPGTLLDAPTADAVVAYAGILSTSVLVTLFHMPLMKATSGVVHERSLRSFLGLAAVLSNTASPVLTRLTTDLKIAKTAVGRLAVGAGLASDMVTTMLIAVGSMIWRDAGADGSDSPIVQPVLTAAVLVVVIVSAFVSRAMAEWVGGRNPEGRRMRGFDLSLVALAAAALCWLSSALRLDVNMAAFLVGLAFPSEGRVSRLLVSKINLVLTSMVLPLYVSHVCLSLRQTTDDIEVAGLGPQTQGFRAFVMELPFPWWKILFVTVMGTLGKLTGCAAAGLLRGLGWLEALALGMLLNVKGYFHIYCAQAAFDAGIITDKSFMAIIFMVALNVAVTPMVGMGIASWARRSVQWRLMGLQHHDPSTELRLVVGLHGPQDVPTLAYLMEALRRGGGGGELAVYAVDMVQMTDQTAAAIVRGGGFDGVTVVDEEVSEMRKLIGEALDAYQAEGGEGVKVRRLLALSSFQDMHSDVCICAEDAMAALVLLPFHKAQRPDGTMDPGHFGFRLVNQKVLQLAPCSVGVVVDRGLGKGNRDGPQPVVVVFIGGADDREALTLAALMSKHPGVRLTALRVVQNATAQARWRARTSLFETKASRRGVGASSALGQEEAQMQVDDKFFAEFYRKHVAGSSRPGGGGGGHGMGYLEKHVADGAELVAVLRALQAEYRLFVVGRGRDRSSVLTEGLDEWAECLELGPVGDILASSDFSATASVLIVQQYDAKKHYKVIDEEFMPL, via the exons ATGACGAGCAGCATCCTGTCGGCCAACTACAACACCATCCTGTTCGAGTTCGGCGCCATCCTGGTGACCAGCAAGCTCCTCCACGCGCTGCTCCGAAACGTCTACCAGCCGCGCGTGTTCTCCGATCTTTTG CTAGGCATCGTGCTTGCCCAGTTCCGCGTTCTCTCCCTCACCAACGCCATCAGCCTGGTGTTCGGCAAGATCGGCGGGTTCGTGTTCGCGCCCTACCTCTTCGCGCTGGGCGTCGAGATGGACCCCGGCACGCTCCTCGACGCCCCCACCGCCGATGCCGTCGTCGCCTACGCCGGCATCCTCTCCACCTCCGTCCTCGTCACGCTCTTCCACATGCCGCTCATGAAGGCCACCTCCGGCGTCGTCCACGAGCGCTCCCTGCGCTCCTTCCtgggcctcgccgccgtcctctccaaCACGGCCTCGCCGGTCCTCACCCGCCTCACCACCGACCTCAAGATCGCCAAGACCGCCGTGGGGCGCCTCGCCGTGGGGGCCGGCCTCGCCTCCGACATGGTCACCACCATGCTCATCGCCGTGGGAAGCATGATCTggcgcgacgccggcgccgacggctcCGACTCCCCCATCGTGCAGCCGGTGCTCACCGCggccgtcctcgtcgtcgtgatcgtgtcggcgttcgtgtcGCGGGCCATGGCGGAGTGGGTGGGCGGGCGCAACCCGGAGGGGCGGCGCATGCGCGGCTTCGACCTGTCGCTggtggcgctggcggcggcggcgctgtgctGGCTGAGCTCGGCGCTGCGGCTCGACGTGAACATGGCGGCGTTCCTGGTGGGGCTGGCGTTCCCGAGCGAGGGCAGGGTGTCGCGGCTGCTCGTCAGCAAGATCAACCTCGTGCTCACATCCATGGTGCTGCCGCTCTACGTGAGCCACGTCTGCCTCTCGCTCAGGCAGACGACGGATGACATCGAGGTGGCCGGGCTGGGGCCCCAAACCCAGGGCTTCCGCGCCTTCGTCATGGAGCTGCCCTTCCCATGGTGGAAGATCCTCTTCGTCACCGTCATGGGCACGCTGGGGAAGCTCACGggctgcgccgccgcggggctgcTCCGGGGGCTCGGATGGCTCGAGGCGCTGGCGCTAGGGATGCTGCTCAACGTCAAGGGATACTTCCACATCTACTGCGCGCAGGCAGCATTT GATGCCGGCATCATCACTGACAAGTCCTTCATGGCCATCATCTTCATGGTCGCCCTCAACGTGGCCGTGACCCCCATGGTGGGCATGGGCATCGCCTCCTGGGCCCGCCGGAGCGTGCAGTGGCGCCTCATGGGCCTCCAGCACCACGACCCCTCCACGGAGCTGCGCCTCGTCGTCGGGCTGCACGGCCCGCAGGACGTGCCGACGCTGGCGTACCTGATGGAGGCGctgcggcggggcggcggcggcggcgagctggccGTGTACGCCGTGGACATGGTGCAGATGACGGAccagacggcggcggccatcgtcCGGGGCGGCGGGTTCGACGGCGTGACGGTGGTTGACGAGGAGGTGTCGGAGATGCGCAAGCTCATCGGGGAGGCGCTGGACGCGTACCaggcggagggcggcgagggcgtGAAGGTGCGGCGGCTGCTGGCGCTGTCTTCGTTCCAGGACATGCACAGCGACGTGTGCATCTGCGCCGAGGACGCCATGGCGGCGCTGGTGCTGCTGCCCTTCCACAAGGCGCAGCGCCCGGACGGGACCATGGACCCGGGCCACTTCGGGTTCCGGCTCGTCAACCAGAAGGTGCTTCAGCTGGCACCGTGCTCCGTCGGCGTCGTCGTGGACCGGGGCCTCGGGAAGGGCAACCGGGATGGGCCGCAGCCGGTGGTCGTGGTGTTcatcggcggcgccgacgaccgCGAGGCCCTGACGCTGGCGGCGCTCATGTCGAAGCACCCCGGCGTGCGGCTGACGGCGCTGCGCGTGGTGCAGAACGcgacggcgcaggcgcggtgGAGGGCGCGGACGAGCCTGTTCGAGACGAAGGCGAGCCGGCGGGGGGTGGGAGCGTCGTCGGCGCTGGGGCAGGAGGAGGCGCAGATGCAG GTGGACGACAAGTTCTTCGCGGAGTTCTACCGGAAGCACGTGGCCGGGAGCAGccgtcccggcggcggcggcggcggccatggcatGGGTTACCTGGAGAAGCACGTGGCGGACGGGGCGGAGCTGGTGGCCGTGCTGCGGGCGCTGCAGGCGGAGTACCGGCTCTTCGTGGTGGGCCGCGGGCGCGACCGCAGCTCGGTGCTGACGGAGGGGCTGGACGAGTGGGCCGAGTGCCTGGAGCTGGGCCCCGTCGGCGACATCCTGGCCTCCTCCGACTTCTCCGCCACCGCATCCGTGCTCATCGTGCAGCAGTACGACGCGAAGAAGCACTACAAGGTCATCGACGAGGAGTTCATGCCATTGTAG
- the LOC101760528 gene encoding protein yippee-like At3g08990: MGRLLLVSLPATGAAIYRCKHCDTHLAYATDIISRMFRCKHGKAYLFAKMVNVTVGEKEERAMTTGWHTVCDIFCVACGCNLGWKYLAAVDKTQRYKEGKFILDRREVLATTSTVAVATTNSSGGGGGDEDDDDHQSEEDSD, from the exons ATGGGGCGGCTGCTGTTGGTGAGCCTGCCGGCGACGGGCGCCGCCATCTACCGCTGCAAGCACTGCGACACGCACCTCGCCTACGCCACCGACATCATCTCCAgg ATGTTCCGTTGCAAGCACGGCAAGGCCTACCTGTTCGCCAAGATGGTGAACGTGACCGTTGGGGAGAAAGAGGAGCGCGCGATGACGACGGGGTGGCACACCGTCTGCGACATCTTCTGCGTCGCCTGCGGATGCAACCTCGGCTGGAagtacctcgccgccgtcgacaAGACGCAGCGGTACAAGGAAGGCAAGTTCATCCTCGACAGGCGCGAGGTGCTCGCCACCACCTCAACCGTTGCTGTCGCCACCACCAAttcaagcggcggcggcggcggcgacgaggacgacgacgatcaCCAGAGCGAAGAAGATTCCGATTGA
- the LOC101760945 gene encoding uncharacterized protein LOC101760945 encodes MAAWVARQQAAVPPATSMMARVDRLDLVLGYLEEMTMQQHGHRTSTAASGAWSPSTASSSSAASTPRGSKTWRRRPAKEALEEAQAKGTLVDRIGVLEDRVLKMEEDMDINITTMSAGSSSSRKKSKGIKSLVKSCVRGKLKTKE; translated from the coding sequence ATGGCGGCTTGGGTTGCGCGGCAGCAGGCGGCGGTTCCACCGGCGACGAGCATGATGGCGAGGGTGGACCGGCTGGACCTGGTGCTGGGCTACCTGGAGGAGATGACGATGCAGCAGCACGGGCACCGTACAAGTACAGCAGCATCAGGCGCTTGGTCGCCGTCCACtgcttcgtcgtcgtcggccgccagCACGCCGCGGGGGAGCAAGAcctggcggcgccggccggccaaggaggcgctggaggaggcgCAGGCCAAGGGGACCCTCGTCGACCGCATCGGCGTCCTGGAGGACCGCGTGCTCAAGATGGAGGAGGACATGGACATCAACATCACGACGATGAGCGcgggaagcagcagcagcaggaagaagagcaagggCATCAAGAGCTTGGTCAAGTCCTGCGTCAGAGGCAAACTCAAGACTAAGGAGTAG